One Dreissena polymorpha isolate Duluth1 chromosome 9, UMN_Dpol_1.0, whole genome shotgun sequence genomic window carries:
- the LOC127844459 gene encoding malonate--CoA ligase ACSF3, mitochondrial-like isoform X1, which produces MQQQKGKLSKLFTMRFRLQTLPLGLWLHQLQACKSRNCSMLVRTNQVCFTNNIIRPGYNDYNASKFIQPCLKQSSRKLSNGSSVVAPVFFQAERFKDNTALTTQHGTYTYKDLLHYSVNFAKELTVASKTDGRKTLKDTEFPLEGERIAFLCENDLSYVVAQWAIWMCKAIAVPLCKSHPVTELQYFCEDSSACMLVGTAAFRDKLAPISSQLGRPLLEMGEDDYSGDYSELKGNSKETFLGLKDGPRKNEYKNRKAMIIYTSGTTGTPKGVVMTFGNLDAQMRDMVQAWGWSQSDSILHVLPLHHVHGVVNVLMTPLYVGAKCTMLPKFDAKQTWQTLLSDASDVNIFMAVPTIYSKLIQEYERQRDSQSSYLPSDLPSILKQKFRLMVSGSAALPQPVMERWADLTGHLLLERYGMTEIGMALTNPLIGDRFPGAVGLPFPGVSARIVEHHDNCNHGDVLVSADAKKVTVTKGKEGLCGELLIKGDNVFTEYWNRPSATAEAFTGDGWFKTGDTAVFADGVFHIVGRTSVDVIKSAGYKISALDVERHLLAHPDIQDVAVIGLPDMTYGQLLTAVLVTKSGATLTTNDLQIWAKDKMAPYHIPRKVTCLKDMPRNAMGKVNKKQLAKDLFPDSA; this is translated from the exons GAAAActttctaaattgtttaccatGAGATTCCGACTTCAAACCCTGCCTTTGGGACTTTGGCTGCATCAATTGCAAGCATGCAAATCAAGGAATTGTTCAATGCTTGTCAGAACAAATCAAGtgtgttttacaaacaatataattCGTCCTGGATATAATGATTATAATGCATCAAAGTTCATTCAACCCTGTTTGAAACAATCCAGTAGAAAGCTTAGTAATGGATCTTCAGTTGTGGCTCCAGTCTTTTTTCAAGCTGAACGATTTAAAGATAACACTGCTCTTACAACGCAGCATGGAACATATACATACAAGGATTTACTTCATTACAGTGTCAACTTTGCTAAGGAGCTAACGGTTGCAAGTAAAACCGATGGTAGAAAAACCTTAAAAGACACAGAGTTTCCTCTTGAAGGGGAAAGAATTGCATTTCTGTGCGAAAACGATCTCTCCTATGTCGTGGCTCAGTGGGCCATATGGATGTGCAAGGCTATTGCTGTACCCCTCTGCAAGTCACACCCGGTGACAGAGCTGCAGTATTTCTGTGAAGACTCTTCGGCCTGCATGCTTGTAGGAACTGCAGCCTTCAGGGATAAACTGGCCCCTATTTCCTCACAACTGGGGCGCCCCCTGTTGGAGATGGGGGAAGACGACTACTCAGGTGATTATTCTGAGCTGAAGGGAAACTCGAAGGAAACGTTCCTTGGCCTGAAAGATGGGCCTAGGAAAAATGAGTACAAGAACAGGAAAGCCATGATAATTTATACCAGCGGTACAACCGGTACACCTAAG GGTGTTGTTATGACGTTTGGCAACCTGGATGCCCAGATGCGAGATATGGTGCAGGCGTGGGGTTGGTCCCAATCAGACAGCATTCTGCACGTGCTTCCCCTGCACCATGTGCATGGCGTGGTCAATGTGCTGATGACACCTCTGTATGTGGGCGCCAAGTGTACCATGCTGCCAAAGTTTGATGCCAAACAG ACATGGCAAACACTGTTATCAGATGCTTCGGATGTGAATATTTTTATGGCAGTTCCCACCATTTACTCAAAGCTGATACAGGAATATGAACGCCAGCGTGACAGTCAATCTTCCTATCTGCCATCTGACCTGCCAAGCATTCTTAAACAGAAATTCAG GTTGATGGTGAGTGGATCTGCTGCCCTGCCCCAGCCTGTCATGGAGAGGTGGGCTGACCTGACGGGACACCTCCTGCTGGAGAGATACGGCATGACAGAAATAGGAATGGCACTGACCAACCCTCTCATTGGAGACAGGTTTCCTG GAGCTGTTGGTCTGCCCTTCCCAGGAGTGTCAGCAAGAATTGTGGAGCACCATGACAACTGTAACCACGGTGATGTGCTCGTATCTGCAGACGCTAAAAAGGTTACTGTTACCAAAG GTAAGGAGGGGTTATGTGGAGAGCTGCTTATCAAAGGAGATAATGTGTTTACGGAGTACTGGAATAGACCATCAGCCACTGCAGAGGCATTCACAGGCGATGGCTGGTTCAAGACTG GTGACACAGCTGTGTTTGCGGATGGTGTGTTCCATATTGTGGGGCGTACCTCAGTGGACGTGATCAAGAGCGCAGGCTACAAGATCAGTGCACTTGATGTGGAGCGCCACCTGCTGGCTCACCCAGACATACAGGATGTGGCGGTCATAG GTTTACCAGACATGACATATGGCCAGCTTCTGACAGCTGTCCTGGTAACCAAGTCAGGTGCGACCTTGACAACTAATGACCTTCAGATTTGGGCCAAGGACAAAATGGCTCCCTACCATATTCCAAGAAAGGTCACATGCTTGAAAGACATGCCCAGAAATGCAATGGGCAAAGTCAACAAGAAACAGCTTGCTAAAGACTTGTTCCCTGATAGTGCCTAA
- the LOC127844459 gene encoding malonate--CoA ligase ACSF3, mitochondrial-like isoform X2 yields the protein MQQQKGKLSKLFTMRFRLQTLPLGLWLHQLQACKSRNCSMLVRTNQVCFTNNIIRPGYNDYNASKFIQPCLKQSSRKLSNGSSVVAPVFFQAERFKDNTALTTQHGTYTYKDLLHYSVNFAKELTVASKTDGRKTLKDTEFPLEGERIAFLCENDLSYVVAQWAIWMCKAIAVPLCKSHPVTELQYFCEDSSACMLVGTAAFRDKLAPISSQLGRPLLEMGEDDYSGDYSELKGNSKETFLGLKDGPRKNEYKNRKAMIIYTSGTTGTPKGVVMTFGNLDAQMRDMVQAWGWSQSDSILHVLPLHHVHGVVNVLMTPLYVGAKCTMLPKFDAKQTWQTLLSDASDVNIFMAVPTIYSKLIQEYERQRDSQSSYLPSDLPSILKQKFRLMVSGSAALPQPVMERWADLTGHLLLERYGMTEIGMALTNPLIGDRIPGAVGLPFPGVSARIVEHHDNCNHGDVLVSADAKKVTVTKGKEGLCGELLIKGDNVFTEYWNRPSATAEAFTGDGWFKTGDTAVFADGVFHIVGRTSVDVIKSAGYKISALDVERHLLAHPDIQDVAVIGLPDMTYGQLLTAVLVTKSGATLTTNDLQIWAKDKMAPYHIPRKVTCLKDMPRNAMGKVNKKQLAKDLFPDSA from the exons GAAAActttctaaattgtttaccatGAGATTCCGACTTCAAACCCTGCCTTTGGGACTTTGGCTGCATCAATTGCAAGCATGCAAATCAAGGAATTGTTCAATGCTTGTCAGAACAAATCAAGtgtgttttacaaacaatataattCGTCCTGGATATAATGATTATAATGCATCAAAGTTCATTCAACCCTGTTTGAAACAATCCAGTAGAAAGCTTAGTAATGGATCTTCAGTTGTGGCTCCAGTCTTTTTTCAAGCTGAACGATTTAAAGATAACACTGCTCTTACAACGCAGCATGGAACATATACATACAAGGATTTACTTCATTACAGTGTCAACTTTGCTAAGGAGCTAACGGTTGCAAGTAAAACCGATGGTAGAAAAACCTTAAAAGACACAGAGTTTCCTCTTGAAGGGGAAAGAATTGCATTTCTGTGCGAAAACGATCTCTCCTATGTCGTGGCTCAGTGGGCCATATGGATGTGCAAGGCTATTGCTGTACCCCTCTGCAAGTCACACCCGGTGACAGAGCTGCAGTATTTCTGTGAAGACTCTTCGGCCTGCATGCTTGTAGGAACTGCAGCCTTCAGGGATAAACTGGCCCCTATTTCCTCACAACTGGGGCGCCCCCTGTTGGAGATGGGGGAAGACGACTACTCAGGTGATTATTCTGAGCTGAAGGGAAACTCGAAGGAAACGTTCCTTGGCCTGAAAGATGGGCCTAGGAAAAATGAGTACAAGAACAGGAAAGCCATGATAATTTATACCAGCGGTACAACCGGTACACCTAAG GGTGTTGTTATGACGTTTGGCAACCTGGATGCCCAGATGCGAGATATGGTGCAGGCGTGGGGTTGGTCCCAATCAGACAGCATTCTGCACGTGCTTCCCCTGCACCATGTGCATGGCGTGGTCAATGTGCTGATGACACCTCTGTATGTGGGCGCCAAGTGTACCATGCTGCCAAAGTTTGATGCCAAACAG ACATGGCAAACACTGTTATCAGATGCTTCGGATGTGAATATTTTTATGGCAGTTCCCACCATTTACTCAAAGCTGATACAGGAATATGAACGCCAGCGTGACAGTCAATCTTCCTATCTGCCATCTGACCTGCCAAGCATTCTTAAACAGAAATTCAG GTTGATGGTGAGTGGATCTGCTGCCCTGCCCCAGCCTGTCATGGAGAGGTGGGCTGACCTGACGGGACACCTCCTGCTGGAGAGATACGGCATGACAGAAATAGGAATGGCACTGACCAACCCTCTCATTGGAGACAG GATTCCTG GAGCTGTTGGTCTGCCCTTCCCAGGAGTGTCAGCAAGAATTGTGGAGCACCATGACAACTGTAACCACGGTGATGTGCTCGTATCTGCAGACGCTAAAAAGGTTACTGTTACCAAAG GTAAGGAGGGGTTATGTGGAGAGCTGCTTATCAAAGGAGATAATGTGTTTACGGAGTACTGGAATAGACCATCAGCCACTGCAGAGGCATTCACAGGCGATGGCTGGTTCAAGACTG GTGACACAGCTGTGTTTGCGGATGGTGTGTTCCATATTGTGGGGCGTACCTCAGTGGACGTGATCAAGAGCGCAGGCTACAAGATCAGTGCACTTGATGTGGAGCGCCACCTGCTGGCTCACCCAGACATACAGGATGTGGCGGTCATAG GTTTACCAGACATGACATATGGCCAGCTTCTGACAGCTGTCCTGGTAACCAAGTCAGGTGCGACCTTGACAACTAATGACCTTCAGATTTGGGCCAAGGACAAAATGGCTCCCTACCATATTCCAAGAAAGGTCACATGCTTGAAAGACATGCCCAGAAATGCAATGGGCAAAGTCAACAAGAAACAGCTTGCTAAAGACTTGTTCCCTGATAGTGCCTAA
- the LOC127844459 gene encoding malonate--CoA ligase ACSF3, mitochondrial-like isoform X3: MRFRLQTLPLGLWLHQLQACKSRNCSMLVRTNQVCFTNNIIRPGYNDYNASKFIQPCLKQSSRKLSNGSSVVAPVFFQAERFKDNTALTTQHGTYTYKDLLHYSVNFAKELTVASKTDGRKTLKDTEFPLEGERIAFLCENDLSYVVAQWAIWMCKAIAVPLCKSHPVTELQYFCEDSSACMLVGTAAFRDKLAPISSQLGRPLLEMGEDDYSGDYSELKGNSKETFLGLKDGPRKNEYKNRKAMIIYTSGTTGTPKGVVMTFGNLDAQMRDMVQAWGWSQSDSILHVLPLHHVHGVVNVLMTPLYVGAKCTMLPKFDAKQTWQTLLSDASDVNIFMAVPTIYSKLIQEYERQRDSQSSYLPSDLPSILKQKFRLMVSGSAALPQPVMERWADLTGHLLLERYGMTEIGMALTNPLIGDRFPGAVGLPFPGVSARIVEHHDNCNHGDVLVSADAKKVTVTKGKEGLCGELLIKGDNVFTEYWNRPSATAEAFTGDGWFKTGDTAVFADGVFHIVGRTSVDVIKSAGYKISALDVERHLLAHPDIQDVAVIGLPDMTYGQLLTAVLVTKSGATLTTNDLQIWAKDKMAPYHIPRKVTCLKDMPRNAMGKVNKKQLAKDLFPDSA, translated from the exons atGAGATTCCGACTTCAAACCCTGCCTTTGGGACTTTGGCTGCATCAATTGCAAGCATGCAAATCAAGGAATTGTTCAATGCTTGTCAGAACAAATCAAGtgtgttttacaaacaatataattCGTCCTGGATATAATGATTATAATGCATCAAAGTTCATTCAACCCTGTTTGAAACAATCCAGTAGAAAGCTTAGTAATGGATCTTCAGTTGTGGCTCCAGTCTTTTTTCAAGCTGAACGATTTAAAGATAACACTGCTCTTACAACGCAGCATGGAACATATACATACAAGGATTTACTTCATTACAGTGTCAACTTTGCTAAGGAGCTAACGGTTGCAAGTAAAACCGATGGTAGAAAAACCTTAAAAGACACAGAGTTTCCTCTTGAAGGGGAAAGAATTGCATTTCTGTGCGAAAACGATCTCTCCTATGTCGTGGCTCAGTGGGCCATATGGATGTGCAAGGCTATTGCTGTACCCCTCTGCAAGTCACACCCGGTGACAGAGCTGCAGTATTTCTGTGAAGACTCTTCGGCCTGCATGCTTGTAGGAACTGCAGCCTTCAGGGATAAACTGGCCCCTATTTCCTCACAACTGGGGCGCCCCCTGTTGGAGATGGGGGAAGACGACTACTCAGGTGATTATTCTGAGCTGAAGGGAAACTCGAAGGAAACGTTCCTTGGCCTGAAAGATGGGCCTAGGAAAAATGAGTACAAGAACAGGAAAGCCATGATAATTTATACCAGCGGTACAACCGGTACACCTAAG GGTGTTGTTATGACGTTTGGCAACCTGGATGCCCAGATGCGAGATATGGTGCAGGCGTGGGGTTGGTCCCAATCAGACAGCATTCTGCACGTGCTTCCCCTGCACCATGTGCATGGCGTGGTCAATGTGCTGATGACACCTCTGTATGTGGGCGCCAAGTGTACCATGCTGCCAAAGTTTGATGCCAAACAG ACATGGCAAACACTGTTATCAGATGCTTCGGATGTGAATATTTTTATGGCAGTTCCCACCATTTACTCAAAGCTGATACAGGAATATGAACGCCAGCGTGACAGTCAATCTTCCTATCTGCCATCTGACCTGCCAAGCATTCTTAAACAGAAATTCAG GTTGATGGTGAGTGGATCTGCTGCCCTGCCCCAGCCTGTCATGGAGAGGTGGGCTGACCTGACGGGACACCTCCTGCTGGAGAGATACGGCATGACAGAAATAGGAATGGCACTGACCAACCCTCTCATTGGAGACAGGTTTCCTG GAGCTGTTGGTCTGCCCTTCCCAGGAGTGTCAGCAAGAATTGTGGAGCACCATGACAACTGTAACCACGGTGATGTGCTCGTATCTGCAGACGCTAAAAAGGTTACTGTTACCAAAG GTAAGGAGGGGTTATGTGGAGAGCTGCTTATCAAAGGAGATAATGTGTTTACGGAGTACTGGAATAGACCATCAGCCACTGCAGAGGCATTCACAGGCGATGGCTGGTTCAAGACTG GTGACACAGCTGTGTTTGCGGATGGTGTGTTCCATATTGTGGGGCGTACCTCAGTGGACGTGATCAAGAGCGCAGGCTACAAGATCAGTGCACTTGATGTGGAGCGCCACCTGCTGGCTCACCCAGACATACAGGATGTGGCGGTCATAG GTTTACCAGACATGACATATGGCCAGCTTCTGACAGCTGTCCTGGTAACCAAGTCAGGTGCGACCTTGACAACTAATGACCTTCAGATTTGGGCCAAGGACAAAATGGCTCCCTACCATATTCCAAGAAAGGTCACATGCTTGAAAGACATGCCCAGAAATGCAATGGGCAAAGTCAACAAGAAACAGCTTGCTAAAGACTTGTTCCCTGATAGTGCCTAA